The DNA sequence GCTAATTACAAGTTAGGATGATGTTTGGTCATTAGCTGGAGTAGAATTATGAACAGAaccattctttttcttgttctaaagttatttgtgagattccacgtcggttggagaggggaacgaaacatttcttataagggtgtggaaacctctccctaatagacgcattttaaaatcgtgaggctgttGGCTatatgtaacggaccaaaatagacagtatctgctagcagtgggattaggctattacaaatggtattagagcaagacacgaggcagtgtgccaacgaggacgttgggcccttaAGGGGGTGAATtttgaaatctcacatcggttggagaggagaatgaagcatttcttataagggtgtggaaacctctccctagtggacgtgttttaaaatcgtgaggctggcAATGATACGTAATAGACCAAAGCGGAcgatatctgttagcggtgggcttaatCTAAAGCAACTAAGGCAAACCATATTGGATTTAGTAATGCGTTGCTCGTGTGTCAGTGTCAACTTCACCTCTAGCCTGATCATAGGATCCAAACATCCTATAAGTTTCCATGTTTAACAGAAGCTGAAGTTGCAGGAATTAGTCCACTTCCAACTCTTTCCATCATTGGCTTGTAACCATGTTCTTGAACATTACAATTGATATCTTCAATCTGGATTGGCTCTGCCTTGGCAACATTCACTTGTATATTACAGTCATTAACTTGTTACAGTtgcttcttttcatttcttgggCGTTGTTCCGGTTATTTTGAACCAAGATGAGTTTTCTGTGAGCAATCACAGTGGAAAGACATTGTTGTGGGACGAGGTTGTCTTGTGCTGTCGATTTCGACAGCATTTTCGTTACAGGATGAGAAGCTGAAGCTGTacttgttagataaaagctatggtttttttctctattcGGTTATTCACACAGtttccttaaattttgttaGTTATTTTTGGCTTTGGATATCTGAATTAAGCTCCCGTTTAATGGGAGAGGGAATGAAATAACAACCAACCATCTGGTCTTCAGCGtaaatatttctctctccctttcttttccgttattttcttcttcaaagaaGTTTTCCTTCGGCCGTTTTGTACTCCGTCGACGTTTTCCTCTCGATTGTCAGAAGTCAACAGTACTCTCGTGTCGATGATTGCTAAAGAGAGCAATCTGTCTGTGTGTATTTCAGGAGCcttttccttccttccttttgcAAGGGAATAATATCTTTTCCCATAGATCATCCATTGTCTGCTCTGCTTTGCAGATTATCAAACAGTAAAAACTTCGAAataattggaagaaaatatcCTATCAGGTGCTACTGTTGAagctattattaaaaaaaaaaacaatattaatgtGAAATCCCACCTCGGTTAGAGACGGGATCGAAACATTTttatgtggaaacttcttccgaatagacgtgtttttaaaaccttggagGAAAGTTCGGAAAGAAAggcccaaagagaataatatttgctagcggtgggcttgagccgttataaatggtttCAGGGTTAGATACCAAACGATGTGTCAACGAAGTGgctgagcctcaaaggggtggacaccaggcgatgtgtcATCCGGAAGGCTGATCTCTGGAAGGggtggagggtcccacatcaattggagagggaaacgagtgcAAGTGAGaatgctgggcctcgaaggggagAGAactctgagatcccacatcggttggaaagaaaaacgaaacattttttataaaagtccGAAGGAGAgtagattttgagatcccatatcgatatAAGAGTCCGAAGGAGAgtagattttgagatcccatatcgattggagagggacgaaacattctttataaaggtgtggaaacctctctctctagcagaagCCCTTTTAAAACCTAAGGGAAAATCTGAAAGGAAAATCTCAAATCAATTGGAGAGataaacgaaacattctttacatcTATAAACCTCTTGAAATAATTATTGCAGGACATGATTGGATTTATTTGGCAGAAGAGGAGGTAGAAAGGGAGAGTAAGATATGTAAGAATTATTAAtcctttataatataaaacgTTACacatcatatttattttttttaacataagcTATGTATCTAGTAGAGTGATACCTACATTTCATATTCTTTCTGCAtcacattaaaattattaaaatatttcctACATtgtctaaattatataaatatgatttaataattaattaattatttatttattatttacatatGGAGGGCGTCAGATCCAAGAAAAATCAGAGAAATGGAAGGGAAGCATTACAGCATGgacttgttcttcttcttattattattaaatataatattgtaattattattattattatcatcataacatattgGCAAACAATACCAGAACCGTCCATCCCTATTAATTTCGTAAATATGGGTTAAcattcaaagtttttaaatcaTGTCATACATCTCATCCCTCCATTTCAATTATTACTTTTCAAAtacttaaatcatttttacaAACATTCAATCTAATCTAATCTAGCTTATGGTAATATGGTAAAAAACGTGACATCAAGTATGTGACATTCGTTCTAATATGGTAAAAAACGTGAGTGAGGAAATgcgttgaaaacaatttgaaagaacacaatgttataagctaaaagcaaataaacAACCACTACaattttgatagcatataCTTATGTAAGAAGAATCGAAACCAATCACATTTTGGAACATTTTATGATGCGAATCTAACCACTAATTAATTACATGTACACGAATCatcaattacaagaagcaagacaaaaaagatcaaatcaagaaaagaatgaagtgACAATAAATGACCCCTAGTTTTGTAAAATCCAGCACTGTTGGCGCTGATCATTCTAGCTCTAGCGAGTATAGACATGACAAGAATAGTACCTAACTACCTATGAAAGCATGACCGAAGACCTAACTACCCATGAAAGCATGACCGGGACTGTTGTTGTTTtggaattaattaaacatatagtttttttttttctttcattttatttaatctccATCCAAGTAATTTTTATGTTGTACCGTATTAACTAAGCCCACATAATTCCTTATCaattaagatattaattagtaatgaattttcaaataatatttagtgTAGTGAATTTACCCTTCTACCCCTGTCGATAATAAAAcacattaatatattaaacatcTTTATAAGCATCCACATGGTCATGTCccccaaagaaagaaaataataataataataataataataataattccctAATGGCTTCCACACCCAAAATCATTACAAAATGCaataattaatacaataaattaaaataaaaaagtaaattaagaaaagagaaagacataaataaaagcaaaacccattataattgtttttttttttttaattaaacaaacaaacaaacagccagacagacagacaggataggagagagatagagagagatatagagagagagagagtttattttgttgtttcctattacaaattaattaattaatctccCAAATCtcttttaatatctatttaCTAATCAcaacattcaaaatttaaattttaattaaacaaaaaaaagcaCAAATATTGCAATCAACTCCTCTTCAGCTTCTGCTTTTGCATTTTTCCATCGCTCTTGGGGCTGCAAAAAGTAATTCCCACTTACTTTAGGGGCTTAAATGCAAACTTTCTTTCTTATGTACTATAAAGCTTTTATACATACCGAGCCCGATAGCTTCCGATCCCTTCATTATCCTTAAGCGCTTGCATGAATCAACGAACATCCTAAAAGTATAAAACATAATTAGATTAACGGACGTAAAAGTTGATTGGCCGCAGAGATAAGCAACTTACTCCCATGGGACATCTCCCACCAGCATCCAATCACCATCCTTATCTTCATAGGTTGGCACGTATTCAGAGCTGTTTAGAAGATCCATCAACTTGCTTTCGTTCATGAAATCTATCATTCCTTGGGCCCCGTACTCACCTTTACATTAAAACTcgtcaaatttaattaattaattcgcTCGAGATCTAACCCAATTTATTCtacaaatttgtatttaaaacaATTGTTAACTAACCCGCCATGGTGAAGGAGCTGAACATCTTGGCCAAAGCATTCGAGAGCTCTTGGTAGCTTTTGTACGTCTTTAGGTCCACCTTTCGTAGATACGGTGCGCCATCCATACAAACTTTGACGAACATAGCCGAGCCACTACCCTTTTCTTCGCCATCGGGACTCTTTTGAGACATCGCGTTCTTTCGGTAGGAACGGACTGGTGGCCACCCCACGACTTGTGccctaaataattaaaaaaaatatcataaccCATCAACTTAAACAAGGTTTCGAGTAAAGGAACGGGACGGGACGGGAAGGGAAGCTAATTACTTGGCAGGTGGCTTTGCAGGATCCTTGGAGCTAAGATCCTCTGAATCAGTACTCTTCATGTTCTGTGTGGTACTCAGATCGACGGTAACCACAGGCTTAGATTGGATATTGAGTTTCAGATCAACCGTCTCAGAGAATCCTCTTTTTCCATTACCTTTTGGAGTCTCCGGCTCTccacctccgccgccgcctccgccgccggGAAGCCCGAGACAGAGATCAGTTTCAAGCATGTTGACCATTTTCCGGCAAACCTCAATGAAAAATTCCTGAGAGCGCTGTGTGTTGTGATATAATTTTTTGCAATTTTGAGTGGGAGAGAAATAATATATGGAGCAGAATAATATTAAGGTGCGTTGCATGTGCATGTCTTATCAAGGTCCTCTCTAATGGGATTTCGCCACGTGGAGAAACATAGGACGTTGATTTTGGAGTGATTGTGGTTGGATTTGAAGGGAGGGAGGCAGCTGTAACATGGTTTCAATTAGTCAACCATTAATCACATACAGACACTCCACCAAACCTCTTACTCTACACCCTCACCCCTCTTTTCATATTACCTTAATCATATATTATCGCCCATATTATAGAAACGCGTTTGTTGCCCTCGACACGAGCTCGAAACTAAGACATAAAACATTAGACGAAGAAGATTGATTAAATAAGAACAGTGGAGCGTTGTTTTGTTGGTGTTAGGGTCGAGAGGATATGGTGGTGAGTTAGAGACAGGTCACAtcgagaaagagagagaaaaggaaacattTGCAAAGCCGGTAGGTAACATTGCTCTCTCAACGTCGCTCTCCCAAATTTAAACTCAAACCCATAGCTGCTCATTCGTATCTATCACCatgtttctttcattctctctctaataaatTTGATGTGAATGCCTTCCTAATCACACGCACGTCTTCCTTCAACAGTACCCTAAACGACTATATACCCCGACCCAAAgatacactttttttttttttaatcttttatgtATGAGTCAAAATCATGTAACGTCACAAACAAACCAATTTTTCGTGCATTTCAGAATGCAAAATCCATCAAACTTAAACTTTTGAATCGAGTGGGAAATTATTTACACGTGTTTGAGTTTATTACGTTTAGTTATTATTTCGAGTAATGTTAAGAATGTATATATATCATCATTAACTTAACCAATTTGACCATAACTCAACTAGATAAGACGTACATTATCGAGCACCAAAAGATGGGTCGAAATAAAGTGGAGCTCGggagtaataaatgaaaagggtagggaggaaaaaataattagaaagaaTCTAGACGcacaataacaaaatattcGAAATGTTGGTAGAAATTGAGACAATGGTACCGTGGGTGGGGCTGACCATGACACCCTTTGCTTTCACTGTTTTACTCAAAACACTCTTCTAACTATTTCCTTGAATTTACTCATATGCCcctcttctctcttttatttattattctatttttcttcgcaattaaaaccctaaccctacCTCGAGAGGATGCTTGTTACATATATATTCTCGACCAGAATGTTAAATTTGAATGGTAAAGGTTGATAGCAATCCTAAATCCAAGTTTgcttaattaattcattaatatgAGATTTGGtcgtaattaaaaaataattaaatgggtagaaaaaagaaagaaaaaggaataatattgaaattattttatttatgaaaggTTAAGGAtggtcattttttatttaaaaaaaaaattgtggaaATTGGAAGTGAGTGATCGTGGTGAAATCTAATTGGTTGTTATGGCGGCGGCAACATCAAATTCATCGAATCTTTGAACATAATTGACGTCTGAGTTGTGtgtttctcttcctcttcattcCCCTTTTGATAATGACAACTGGCAGATCTGTTTTTACCCGAACCGACAACTTGTCTCGGCCCAATTTTGCTCAGGCCCAGCCCAATTCTGTTAGGTGTTGGTACGGCTGTTCcatatttaatttaggttAATTAGAATTGTTTAGTTGAAAttgatttatgattttttttttttctttggaaacAAAACTATCCTAACTAGAATCTTATTTTCAGATTGAGTTAGATTATcaggttattttttttaattatttaaaaatatcccaTTTATCTGTGATATATGTCGCATTAATagctaaaatattataataattctaaaaataggGCAGGGTGGAGTGAAGTTGGTGTAACAGTTGAAGCCGACCGCTAACCGACATTGTTCACTTTGGCGCATTGTGGTCAGAATGAGGTTTCCatatctttataagaaatactttattctcttctccaaccaacgtggaatctcatagTTGGGTTGAGTCAAATGTCGACCGGCAAACgaacttgaattttttattttaaaaaaattcaacccaacccagatcgagacaaaaaaaatcattaccCAACTTTTATAGCTTGTGTTGACCAAGTTATCCACACCAATCCATCCGTAACTTGGTTGAGATGAGTGGTATGGACAACGCTAACAAACATTGCGGACGTATATTTGGTGGAATTCAAACACAGAAAAAACGTGTGGTATTGAACacaaagaattgaaattagaAGAGAATTAGAAACACTTTGATGAACTAAAATCATGAACTAAACGCGTGAAAAGAGGAaggtacaaagaaaaaagcatAGGAAAATGGGAGTGTcggaaaatgaaaggaaatgTGGAGGAAGGTGGGGTGGGCTGGGCTGGGCCTAGAGCCCAACAAGCGGCCTTAAAACCCGCAAAAAAGAAACGCTCAATTATTGTgtttcatgaatatttttaggGATTGGTTTTCTTATGGGGACACGTGTCCCACATAttgttattataataaatgcGGGGATTTTGATATCATGCGGTGGGGTCCTATGGTACCTCCCGTGTGGTTTCCTGATTCTCAATGGGACCTTCCACCTCAGACCGCCACACATGCAACCCTGCCATGGCCCCACACGTTATCTCTCCTTCCGCACGCGCTTCCACCCATTTGCCACGTGGTCTTTCAaactaataatataattttaagaaatattattattcttataatAGTATTTAATCATCAATACTTAGGTTAGTATTGGATATTAATATCATGATGTAAATTGGAATGAAATGATTAATTAGGTACACCCAAACGTGacactattattttttaatttattaatagtgtttcttttttctttttaattttattgtttaataaataaaaacattttaatccACAAGTAATTAGTTCATGAACATGATAAAATTTAACGTTTGCACAATGTGGACATTATTATTAGGTGGTTGTCGACAACGACCCTTCACTATATGACCTAGTTCGTTTTATGCTTCTCCTTGATATAATTCTTTTACATACTTTGTAGGGTATGAATGTTGTTCACGCCCGTCCTCCACGTCCATGTTTGTGAGCATGTGATGATGAGGGACCAGTTTCATACATATAATACGGTGATGTAGGAAGATATCATGAACCAAGCGTAGTATCCAGGGTGTACTcaggttggattgagttgggaAAATTTTCTGGACAAACCCATAAATTTGAGTGGGTTGGGTTGATGACCTGAACAACTcagagttcacaacccaactcaactctcCCTTTTTCGAATTAGGTTAAGtggtcgggttgggttgtcagaTCTACTTATCCATAATATAcctataaaagaataaaatgtaATATGATTGTATAATATAATCCCTCTTTTAATTTGAACAAACTTGTTCACAATCATTAATGAAAAGATTTAAACTATTTTCTCCAACTTGATGTTGCCAATGAACATTCAATTCAATGACTGTGGATGAATTTAAAGACAACACATAATGTTCTTGTACATGAACGCTTATTATGAACATGATAGATATATAGAATAGTTGAAGGGACCATATAACCATAGAAAAGTTGAGGGTTTGTCAGGAATAGGAGGATGTGTTTGGTGCAATGTCATTCTTGATACATTTTGAGTTGCTAAGGTTGTGATACCCACAAAAGTGATTTTAGAATATGTCggggtgttcatatgactaaATAACTCAGACTAACCTTGACTATTTATagattgggttagattttttcgatttgggttgagttgaatttttttcgaTTGGGTTCGGATCACCCATCGTTGGATttttccaacccaactcgTGTACCCtcctaataaaattatgaactgGATGTTGGTCACGACACATACTACCTATAGAGAAGTCTTGGTGTTcgttttttttggtttagggtttagggtggGTTAATAAGATGAGCAAACACAAGAGAcatttgttggatgataaaagtctcacggctaatttagagaatggtcatgggtttatagtaaaaaaatactatctccattgtaATGAGACCTTTtaggaagtccaaagcaaggccataagagcttatgctaaagtggataatatcatacaattatggagagtcgtattcGTCTAACAACGTTAAGATGGTTGATTCAGGTTGTGAACGTCGGTACATATTTAATCATGTTCTGCTTTAAGCTTGGTTTGTAGAGAAGCAGACAGAGGGACAGAAGCAGGAGAACACCGAGTTTGTGAGCTGGCTTTGATTTTGGTTGTTCACAATATAAAATCCTTGCCTTCCTGTTTCCCTATTGTTCTGTAAATCTACACAAAAACCAAACACTTTGACACATCCCATAATGCCTCCACGACACGCACTAGCTGTGCTCCTAACATTCAAGTCCCACCAAGATGGAACTGCTTCTtggtgttcttgttcttgttgttgttaaACTAATGCTTATTCCAACAACACATGCTTGCTCATCTTTCCATGTGTGTTTTGTCTCTTGAATCAACGTTTATATCCTTATCCCTTTGCATTTCTTTCCCCCCTTTTTCTTGGCTTCTTCCTTTCTACCTCTTTGGTGGACTAATTCTTGATTTTNNNNNNNNNNNNNNNNNNNNNNNNNNNNNNNNNNNNNNNNNNNNNNNNNNNNNNNNNNNNNNNNNNNNNNNNNNNNNNNNNNNNNNNNNNNNNNNNNNNNNNNNNNNNNNNNNNNNNNNNNNNNNNNNNNNNNNNNNNNNNNNNNNNNNNNNNNNNNNNNNNNNNNNNNNNNNNNNNNNNNNNNNNNNNNNNNNNNNNNNNNNNNNNNNNNNNNNNNNNNNNNNNNNNNNNNNNNNNNNNNNNNNNNNNNNNNNNNNNNNNNNNNNNNNNNNNNNNNNNNNNNNNNNNNNNNNNNNNNNNNNNNNNNNNNNNNNNNNNNNNNNNNNNNNNNNNNNNNNNNNNNNNNNNNNNNNNNNNNNNNNNNNNNNNNNNNNNNNNNNNNNNNNNNNNNNNNNNNNNNNNNNNNNNNNNNNNNNNNNNNNNNNNNNNNNNNNNNNNNNNNNNNNNNNNNNNNNNNNNNNNNNNNNNNNNNNNNNNNNNNNNNNNNNNNNNNNNNNNNNNNNNNNNNNNNNNNNNNNNNNNNNNNNNNNNNNNNNNNNNNNNNNNNNNNNNNNNNNNNNNNNNNNNNNNNNNNNNNNNNNNNNNNNNNNNNNNNNNNNNNNNNNNNNNNNNNNNNNNNNNNNNNNNNNNNNNNNNNNNNNNNNNNNNNNNNNNNNNNNNNNNNNNNNNNNNNNNNNNNNNNNNNNNNNNNNNNNNNNNNNNNNNNNNNNNNNNNNNNNNNNNNNNNNNNNNNNNNNNNNNNNNNNNNNNNNNNNNNNNNNNNNNNNNNNNNNNNNNNNNNNNNNNNNNNNNNNNNNNNNNNNNNNNNNNNNNNNNNNNNNNNNNNNNNNNNNNNNNNNNNNNNNNNNNNNNNNNNNNNNNNNNNNNNNNNNNNNNNNNNNNNNNNNNNNNNNNNNNNNNNNNNNNNNNNNNNNNNNNNNNNNNNNNNNNNNNNNNNNNNNNNNNNNNNNNNNNNNNNNNNNNNNNNNNNNNNNNNNNNNNNNNNNNNNNNNNNNNNNNNNNNNNNNNNNNNNNNNNNNNNNNNNNNNNNNNNNNNNNNNNNNNNNNNNNNNNNNNNNNNNNNNNNNNNNNNNNNNNNNNNNNNNNNNNNNNNNNNNNNNNNNNNNNNNNNNNNNNNNNNNNNNNNNNNNNNNNNNNNNNNNNNNNNNNNNNNNNNNNNNNNNNNNNNNNNNNNNNNNNNNNNNNNNNNNNNNNNNNNNNNNNNNNNNNNNNNNNNNNNNNNNNNNNNNNNNNNNNNNNNNNNNNNNNNNNNNNNNNNNNNNNNNNNNNNNNNNNNNNNNNNNNNNNNNNNNNNNNNNNNNNNNNNNNNNNNNNNNNNNNNNNNNNNNNNNNNNNNNNNNNNNNNNNNNNNNNNNNNNNNNNNNNNNNNNNNNNNNNNNNNNNNNNNNNNNNNNNNNNNNNNNNNNNNNNNNNNNNNNNNNNNNNNNNNNNNNNNNNNNNNNNNNNNNNNNNNNNNNNNNNNNNNNNNNNNNNNNNNNNNNNNNNNNNNNNNNNNNNNNNNNNNNNNNNNNNNNNNNNNNNNNNNNNNNNNNNNNNNNNNNNNNNNNNNNNNNNNNNNNNNNNNNNNNNNNNNNNNNNNNNNNNNNNNNNNNNNNNNNNNNNNNNNNNNNNNNNNNNNNNNNNNNNNNNNNNNNNNNNNNNNNNNNNNNNNNNNNNNNNNNNNNNNNNNNNNNNNNNNNNNNNNNNNNNNNNNNNNNNNNNNNNNNNNNNNNNNNNNNNNNNNNNNNNNNNNNNNNNNNNNNNNNNNNNNNNNNNNNNNNNNNNNNNNNNNNNNNNNNNNNNNNNNNNNNNNNNNNNNNNNNNNNNNNNNNNNNNNNNNNNNNNNNNNNNNNNNNNNNNNNNNNNNNNNNNNNNNNNNNNNNNNNNNNNNNNNNNNNNNNNNNNNNNNNNNNNNNNNNNNNNNNNNNNNNNNNNNNNNNNNNNNNNNNNNNNNNNNNNNNNNNNNNNNNNNNNNNNNNNNNNNNNNNNNNNNNNNNNNNNNNNNNNNNNNNNNNNNNNNNNNNNNNNNNNNNNNNNNNN is a window from the Cucurbita pepo subsp. pepo cultivar mu-cu-16 unplaced genomic scaffold, ASM280686v2 Cp4.1_scaffold000365, whole genome shotgun sequence genome containing:
- the LOC111785088 gene encoding auxin-responsive protein IAA14-like → MHMQRTLILFCSIYYFSPTQNCKKLYHNTQRSQEFFIEVCRKMVNMLETDLCLGLPGGGGGGGGGEPETPKGNGKRGFSETVDLKLNIQSKPVVTVDLSTTQNMKSTDSEDLSSKDPAKPPAKAQVVGWPPVRSYRKNAMSQKSPDGEEKGSGSAMFVKVCMDGAPYLRKVDLKTYKSYQELSNALAKMFSSFTMAGEYGAQGMIDFMNESKLMDLLNSSEYVPTYEDKDGDWMLVGDVPWEMFVDSCKRLRIMKGSEAIGLAPRAMEKCKSRS